The Thamnophis elegans isolate rThaEle1 chromosome Z, rThaEle1.pri, whole genome shotgun sequence genome contains a region encoding:
- the TEAD2 gene encoding transcriptional enhancer factor TEF-4 isoform X2, protein MGDAGEKVLDNDAEGVWSPDIEQSFQEALAIYPPCGRRKIILSDEGKMYGRNELIARYIKLRTGKIRTRKQVSSHIQVLARRKTREIQTKFKDQVAKDKALQSMAAMSSAQLVSATVLQEKLGLSEPNYPSSTTTQPTDLFHFWAGDVNQGQTTPDIEANLQAPYSITPIAASTAAPGYPTTPGMDSCLPSTTTSWPRSHIGTETLRLVEFTAFMEWQNELAMFKEQHRFVHIDPTPMCEPPLEMVDIRQIYDKFPEEGGGLRDLYDQGPPHAFFLVKFWADLSFSLLGEEPGGSGGAFYGVSSRYEGPRALTLNCTSKVCSFGKQVVEKLETAEPAHWEDGRYVFRMQRSALCEYLINFIRKLRTLPEKQMMDSVLENFTILQILRDQETQELLLCVAFVFEVSASELGAQHHIYRLGRD, encoded by the exons ATGGGGGATGCTGGGGAAAAGGTTCTGGATAATGATGCAGAAGGAGTGTGGAGCCCGGACATCGAGCAGAGTTTCCAGGAGGCGCTGGCAATTTACCCACCCTGCGGGAGGCGCAAAATCATTCTTTCAGATGAAGGGAAGATGTATG gtCGTAATGAGCTCATTGCCCGTTACATCAAGTTGAGGACTGGGAAAATACGGACAAGAAAACAG GTCTCCAGTCACATCCAGGTGTTGGCCCGGAGAAAAACACGAGAAATTCAAACCAAGTTCAAA GATCAAGTGGCAAAGGACAAAGCACTGCAGAGTATGGCAGCCATGTCTTCTGCTCAGCTTGTTTCGGCCACTGTCCTCCAGGAGAAACTAGGCCTGTCTGAACCCAACTATCCATCCAGCACCACCACT CAACCCACAGaccttttccatttctgggctgGGGATGTAAACCAAGGCCAAACTACTCCAGA TATCGAGGCCAACCTCCAGGCCCCATATTCCATCACACCAATTGCAGCATCAACTGCTGCCCCAG GTTATCCCACAACCCCAGGGATGGACTCTTGTCTCCCCAGCACAACTACCTCTTGGCCAAGGAGTCATATTGGTACAGAAACACTTCGACTGGTGGAGTTTACTGCTTTTATGGAGTGGCAGAACGAACTAGCTATG TTTAAGGAGCAGCATCGTTTTGTTCACATTGATCCAACACCCATGTGTGAGCCACCCCTTGAGATGGTGGACATACGCCAAATCTATGACAAATTTCCAGAGGAAGGAGGTGGATTGCGAGATCTGTACGATCAAGGCCCTCCTCATGCTTTCTTCTTGGTTAAATTCTGG GCTGACCTAAGCTTTTCCCTCCTTGGAGAAGAACCTGGAGGCTCAGGAGGGGCTTTCTATGGGGTGAGCAGTCGATACGAGGGCCCACGGGCTCTGACTCTCAATTGCACCTCCAAAGTCTGCTCGTTTGGCAAACAGGTGGTGGAAAAACTGGAG ACAGCCGAGCCTGCACACTGGGAAGACGGCCGCTATGTTTTCCGTATGCAACGTTCAGCACTCTGCGAGTACCTCATTAATTTTATTCGCAAACTACGAACACTACCAGAAAAACAAATGATGGATAGCGTGCTTGAAAATTTCACCATCCTGCAG ATTTTGCGGGATCAAGAAACTCAGGAATTGCTACTGTGTGTGGCCTTTGTGTTTGAAGTGTCTGCAAGCGAACTGGGAGCACAGCATCATATCTACCGGCTGGGCCGGGACTGA
- the TEAD2 gene encoding transcriptional enhancer factor TEF-4 isoform X4 produces MGDAGEKVLDNDAEGVWSPDIEQSFQEALAIYPPCGRRKIILSDEGKMYGRNELIARYIKLRTGKIRTRKQVSSHIQVLARRKTREIQTKFKQPTDLFHFWAGDVNQGQTTPDIEANLQAPYSITPIAASTAAPGYPTTPGMDSCLPSTTTSWPRSHIGTETLRLVEFTAFMEWQNELAMFKEQHRFVHIDPTPMCEPPLEMVDIRQIYDKFPEEGGGLRDLYDQGPPHAFFLVKFWADLSFSLLGEEPGGSGGAFYGVSSRYEGPRALTLNCTSKVCSFGKQVVEKLEVGETAEPAHWEDGRYVFRMQRSALCEYLINFIRKLRTLPEKQMMDSVLENFTILQILRDQETQELLLCVAFVFEVSASELGAQHHIYRLGRD; encoded by the exons ATGGGGGATGCTGGGGAAAAGGTTCTGGATAATGATGCAGAAGGAGTGTGGAGCCCGGACATCGAGCAGAGTTTCCAGGAGGCGCTGGCAATTTACCCACCCTGCGGGAGGCGCAAAATCATTCTTTCAGATGAAGGGAAGATGTATG gtCGTAATGAGCTCATTGCCCGTTACATCAAGTTGAGGACTGGGAAAATACGGACAAGAAAACAG GTCTCCAGTCACATCCAGGTGTTGGCCCGGAGAAAAACACGAGAAATTCAAACCAAGTTCAAA CAACCCACAGaccttttccatttctgggctgGGGATGTAAACCAAGGCCAAACTACTCCAGA TATCGAGGCCAACCTCCAGGCCCCATATTCCATCACACCAATTGCAGCATCAACTGCTGCCCCAG GTTATCCCACAACCCCAGGGATGGACTCTTGTCTCCCCAGCACAACTACCTCTTGGCCAAGGAGTCATATTGGTACAGAAACACTTCGACTGGTGGAGTTTACTGCTTTTATGGAGTGGCAGAACGAACTAGCTATG TTTAAGGAGCAGCATCGTTTTGTTCACATTGATCCAACACCCATGTGTGAGCCACCCCTTGAGATGGTGGACATACGCCAAATCTATGACAAATTTCCAGAGGAAGGAGGTGGATTGCGAGATCTGTACGATCAAGGCCCTCCTCATGCTTTCTTCTTGGTTAAATTCTGG GCTGACCTAAGCTTTTCCCTCCTTGGAGAAGAACCTGGAGGCTCAGGAGGGGCTTTCTATGGGGTGAGCAGTCGATACGAGGGCCCACGGGCTCTGACTCTCAATTGCACCTCCAAAGTCTGCTCGTTTGGCAAACAGGTGGTGGAAAAACTGGAGGTGGGTGAG ACAGCCGAGCCTGCACACTGGGAAGACGGCCGCTATGTTTTCCGTATGCAACGTTCAGCACTCTGCGAGTACCTCATTAATTTTATTCGCAAACTACGAACACTACCAGAAAAACAAATGATGGATAGCGTGCTTGAAAATTTCACCATCCTGCAG ATTTTGCGGGATCAAGAAACTCAGGAATTGCTACTGTGTGTGGCCTTTGTGTTTGAAGTGTCTGCAAGCGAACTGGGAGCACAGCATCATATCTACCGGCTGGGCCGGGACTGA
- the TEAD2 gene encoding transcriptional enhancer factor TEF-4 isoform X3 has translation MGDAGEKVLDNDAEGVWSPDIEQSFQEALAIYPPCGRRKIILSDEGKMYGRNELIARYIKLRTGKIRTRKQVSSHIQVLARRKTREIQTKFKDQVAKDKALQSMAAMSSAQLVSATVLQEKLGLSEPNYPSSTTTQPTDLFHFWAGDVNQGQTTPDIEANLQAPYSITPIAASTAAPGYPTTPGMDSCLPSTTTSWPRSHIGTETLRLVEFTAFMEWQNELAMFKEQHRFVHIDPTPMCEPPLEMVDIRQIYDKFPEEGGGLRDLYDQGPPHAFFLVKFWADLSFSLLGEEPGGSGGAFYGTAEPAHWEDGRYVFRMQRSALCEYLINFIRKLRTLPEKQMMDSVLENFTILQILRDQETQELLLCVAFVFEVSASELGAQHHIYRLGRD, from the exons ATGGGGGATGCTGGGGAAAAGGTTCTGGATAATGATGCAGAAGGAGTGTGGAGCCCGGACATCGAGCAGAGTTTCCAGGAGGCGCTGGCAATTTACCCACCCTGCGGGAGGCGCAAAATCATTCTTTCAGATGAAGGGAAGATGTATG gtCGTAATGAGCTCATTGCCCGTTACATCAAGTTGAGGACTGGGAAAATACGGACAAGAAAACAG GTCTCCAGTCACATCCAGGTGTTGGCCCGGAGAAAAACACGAGAAATTCAAACCAAGTTCAAA GATCAAGTGGCAAAGGACAAAGCACTGCAGAGTATGGCAGCCATGTCTTCTGCTCAGCTTGTTTCGGCCACTGTCCTCCAGGAGAAACTAGGCCTGTCTGAACCCAACTATCCATCCAGCACCACCACT CAACCCACAGaccttttccatttctgggctgGGGATGTAAACCAAGGCCAAACTACTCCAGA TATCGAGGCCAACCTCCAGGCCCCATATTCCATCACACCAATTGCAGCATCAACTGCTGCCCCAG GTTATCCCACAACCCCAGGGATGGACTCTTGTCTCCCCAGCACAACTACCTCTTGGCCAAGGAGTCATATTGGTACAGAAACACTTCGACTGGTGGAGTTTACTGCTTTTATGGAGTGGCAGAACGAACTAGCTATG TTTAAGGAGCAGCATCGTTTTGTTCACATTGATCCAACACCCATGTGTGAGCCACCCCTTGAGATGGTGGACATACGCCAAATCTATGACAAATTTCCAGAGGAAGGAGGTGGATTGCGAGATCTGTACGATCAAGGCCCTCCTCATGCTTTCTTCTTGGTTAAATTCTGG GCTGACCTAAGCTTTTCCCTCCTTGGAGAAGAACCTGGAGGCTCAGGAGGGGCTTTCTATGGG ACAGCCGAGCCTGCACACTGGGAAGACGGCCGCTATGTTTTCCGTATGCAACGTTCAGCACTCTGCGAGTACCTCATTAATTTTATTCGCAAACTACGAACACTACCAGAAAAACAAATGATGGATAGCGTGCTTGAAAATTTCACCATCCTGCAG ATTTTGCGGGATCAAGAAACTCAGGAATTGCTACTGTGTGTGGCCTTTGTGTTTGAAGTGTCTGCAAGCGAACTGGGAGCACAGCATCATATCTACCGGCTGGGCCGGGACTGA
- the TEAD2 gene encoding transcriptional enhancer factor TEF-4 isoform X1: MGDAGEKVLDNDAEGVWSPDIEQSFQEALAIYPPCGRRKIILSDEGKMYGRNELIARYIKLRTGKIRTRKQVSSHIQVLARRKTREIQTKFKDQVAKDKALQSMAAMSSAQLVSATVLQEKLGLSEPNYPSSTTTQPTDLFHFWAGDVNQGQTTPDIEANLQAPYSITPIAASTAAPGYPTTPGMDSCLPSTTTSWPRSHIGTETLRLVEFTAFMEWQNELAMFKEQHRFVHIDPTPMCEPPLEMVDIRQIYDKFPEEGGGLRDLYDQGPPHAFFLVKFWADLSFSLLGEEPGGSGGAFYGVSSRYEGPRALTLNCTSKVCSFGKQVVEKLEVGETAEPAHWEDGRYVFRMQRSALCEYLINFIRKLRTLPEKQMMDSVLENFTILQILRDQETQELLLCVAFVFEVSASELGAQHHIYRLGRD, translated from the exons ATGGGGGATGCTGGGGAAAAGGTTCTGGATAATGATGCAGAAGGAGTGTGGAGCCCGGACATCGAGCAGAGTTTCCAGGAGGCGCTGGCAATTTACCCACCCTGCGGGAGGCGCAAAATCATTCTTTCAGATGAAGGGAAGATGTATG gtCGTAATGAGCTCATTGCCCGTTACATCAAGTTGAGGACTGGGAAAATACGGACAAGAAAACAG GTCTCCAGTCACATCCAGGTGTTGGCCCGGAGAAAAACACGAGAAATTCAAACCAAGTTCAAA GATCAAGTGGCAAAGGACAAAGCACTGCAGAGTATGGCAGCCATGTCTTCTGCTCAGCTTGTTTCGGCCACTGTCCTCCAGGAGAAACTAGGCCTGTCTGAACCCAACTATCCATCCAGCACCACCACT CAACCCACAGaccttttccatttctgggctgGGGATGTAAACCAAGGCCAAACTACTCCAGA TATCGAGGCCAACCTCCAGGCCCCATATTCCATCACACCAATTGCAGCATCAACTGCTGCCCCAG GTTATCCCACAACCCCAGGGATGGACTCTTGTCTCCCCAGCACAACTACCTCTTGGCCAAGGAGTCATATTGGTACAGAAACACTTCGACTGGTGGAGTTTACTGCTTTTATGGAGTGGCAGAACGAACTAGCTATG TTTAAGGAGCAGCATCGTTTTGTTCACATTGATCCAACACCCATGTGTGAGCCACCCCTTGAGATGGTGGACATACGCCAAATCTATGACAAATTTCCAGAGGAAGGAGGTGGATTGCGAGATCTGTACGATCAAGGCCCTCCTCATGCTTTCTTCTTGGTTAAATTCTGG GCTGACCTAAGCTTTTCCCTCCTTGGAGAAGAACCTGGAGGCTCAGGAGGGGCTTTCTATGGGGTGAGCAGTCGATACGAGGGCCCACGGGCTCTGACTCTCAATTGCACCTCCAAAGTCTGCTCGTTTGGCAAACAGGTGGTGGAAAAACTGGAGGTGGGTGAG ACAGCCGAGCCTGCACACTGGGAAGACGGCCGCTATGTTTTCCGTATGCAACGTTCAGCACTCTGCGAGTACCTCATTAATTTTATTCGCAAACTACGAACACTACCAGAAAAACAAATGATGGATAGCGTGCTTGAAAATTTCACCATCCTGCAG ATTTTGCGGGATCAAGAAACTCAGGAATTGCTACTGTGTGTGGCCTTTGTGTTTGAAGTGTCTGCAAGCGAACTGGGAGCACAGCATCATATCTACCGGCTGGGCCGGGACTGA